Proteins encoded in a region of the Methanofollis tationis genome:
- a CDS encoding thioredoxin domain-containing protein, producing MMGGSEGRANRLVGEKSPYLKQHAQNPVDWYPWGEEAFKKARDEDKPVFLSIGYSTCHWCHVMAEESFEDEGVAEVLNEGFVAVKVDREERPDIDAVYMQVCLALTGRGGWPLTIVMTPERLPFFAATYLPKETRLGVTGLIDVLKKIRNLWETRRDDLVGSAQEIVDDLGAGASLRGKAESGLLREAYAEMKRRYDPSYGGFDRSPKFPSPHMIIFLIRYWHWTGDPGALAMAEQTLREVRGGGIFDQIGFGVHRYATDRKWLVPHFEKMLYDQAMLALAFTEAHMATGDAFYLSAADEIFTYVQRDLASPEGVFYTAEDADSEGVEGKFYLWTAEEVRSAASGDDAALFIEAYGIGEGSGDIPHRAVSPQALSRATGIPEDEIRRRLEAVREKLLSTRSRRVRPHRDEKVLLDWNALMVAALARAGRFSGRTGYVAAAQGAADVLLGLLRGPDGRLLHRYMDGEAAVPGMLADYAYLIWALAEVYEASFDPEILREACRLADAMIERFGDPSGGGFYTVPADGEPLILRQKEIYDGALPSGNSMALCALVTLFCLTGLSRYRDAAASGFDAFAGDAERNPSAHAWYMAALLAASTRSDELVIAGEGDDPATRKMLALVASSYRPTLTVLLKDRRSADILAEVAPHTALMSAQGGKATAYLCREKACEQPVTSPEDLEKILSEGKLFRK from the coding sequence ATGATGGGGGGATCAGAGGGGCGAGCCAACCGTCTCGTCGGGGAGAAAAGTCCGTACCTCAAGCAGCACGCCCAGAACCCGGTGGACTGGTATCCCTGGGGTGAGGAGGCCTTCAAAAAGGCGCGGGATGAAGATAAACCCGTTTTTCTTTCGATCGGCTATTCCACCTGCCACTGGTGCCATGTGATGGCCGAAGAGTCCTTCGAGGACGAAGGGGTGGCGGAGGTCCTCAACGAGGGTTTCGTCGCCGTCAAGGTCGACCGTGAGGAGCGGCCGGACATCGACGCCGTCTACATGCAGGTCTGCCTCGCCCTCACCGGCCGCGGCGGGTGGCCGCTGACGATCGTCATGACCCCGGAACGGCTTCCGTTTTTCGCCGCCACCTATCTCCCGAAAGAGACGAGGCTCGGGGTGACCGGGCTGATCGACGTCCTCAAAAAGATCCGCAATCTCTGGGAGACCAGGCGCGACGACCTCGTCGGGTCGGCACAGGAGATCGTCGACGACCTCGGGGCCGGGGCCTCCCTGCGGGGGAAGGCCGAATCCGGTCTTCTCCGGGAGGCGTATGCCGAGATGAAACGGCGCTACGATCCCTCGTATGGCGGCTTTGACCGGTCGCCGAAGTTCCCCTCCCCCCATATGATCATCTTCCTGATCCGGTACTGGCACTGGACCGGCGATCCCGGGGCCCTTGCGATGGCCGAACAGACGCTCAGGGAGGTGCGGGGCGGCGGGATCTTCGACCAGATCGGCTTCGGCGTCCACCGGTATGCGACCGACCGCAAATGGCTCGTCCCCCACTTCGAGAAGATGCTCTACGACCAGGCGATGCTCGCCCTCGCCTTCACCGAGGCGCATATGGCGACCGGCGACGCCTTCTACCTGAGCGCCGCCGACGAGATCTTCACCTATGTCCAGAGGGACCTCGCCTCTCCTGAAGGGGTGTTTTACACCGCGGAGGATGCGGACAGCGAGGGGGTCGAGGGGAAGTTCTATCTCTGGACCGCAGAGGAGGTGCGCTCTGCCGCCAGCGGCGACGATGCGGCTCTCTTCATCGAGGCATACGGGATCGGGGAGGGATCAGGGGATATCCCCCACCGGGCCGTATCGCCGCAGGCCCTCTCCCGCGCCACCGGCATCCCCGAGGACGAGATCAGGCGCAGGCTTGAGGCGGTGCGGGAAAAACTCCTCTCGACCCGGAGCAGGAGGGTACGGCCGCACCGGGACGAGAAGGTCCTTCTCGACTGGAACGCCCTGATGGTCGCGGCGCTTGCCCGTGCCGGCCGGTTCTCCGGCAGGACGGGGTACGTGGCGGCAGCACAGGGGGCGGCAGACGTTCTCCTCGGGCTCCTGCGCGGGCCAGACGGGCGCCTTCTCCACCGGTATATGGACGGGGAGGCGGCGGTTCCCGGGATGCTCGCCGACTATGCGTACCTCATCTGGGCGCTTGCAGAGGTCTATGAGGCGTCGTTCGACCCCGAGATCCTCCGGGAGGCCTGCCGCCTTGCCGACGCGATGATCGAGCGGTTCGGGGACCCCTCCGGAGGGGGGTTTTATACGGTCCCTGCTGACGGCGAGCCGCTGATCCTCAGGCAGAAGGAGATCTACGACGGCGCACTCCCCTCGGGGAATTCCATGGCCCTCTGTGCCCTGGTCACGCTCTTTTGCCTGACCGGATTGAGCCGTTACCGGGACGCCGCTGCCTCCGGTTTCGATGCGTTTGCAGGGGATGCCGAAAGAAACCCCTCTGCCCATGCCTGGTACATGGCGGCGCTCCTTGCTGCCTCGACGAGATCAGACGAACTCGTGATCGCGGGCGAAGGCGACGACCCGGCGACCCGAAAGATGCTCGCCCTGGTCGCCTCATCCTACCGCCCCACCCTCACCGTCCTCCTGAAAGATCGGAGGAGCGCCGATATTCTTGCAGAGGTGGCCCCGCACACCGCGCTCATGTCCGCGCAGGGCGGGAAGGCGACGGCATATCTCTGCAGAGAAAAAGCCTGCGAGCAGCCGGTGACCTCTCCTGAAGATCTGGAGAAAATATTGAGCGAGGGAAAATTATTCAGAAAATAA
- a CDS encoding fasciclin domain-containing protein — protein sequence MKKIVTIVMAALVVAAILICGCTGETTTPPTTVATTEPTAEPTTEQTTAPPAEKDIVETATEAGAFTTLLTALDAAKLTETMKGDGPFTVFAPTDAAFEALPAGALDGLLANTTELSRVLTYHVVAGKYLSTEIVGMSSLTSLEGSDLAITTDGGVKVGGANVTTADIECSNGVIHVIDAVMLPS from the coding sequence ATGAAAAAAATAGTAACGATTGTTATGGCTGCGCTTGTTGTCGCGGCTATCCTGATATGCGGGTGTACCGGCGAGACCACGACACCCCCGACGACGGTGGCGACCACCGAACCGACTGCCGAACCGACGACCGAACAGACGACTGCGCCCCCGGCGGAGAAGGACATCGTCGAAACGGCGACCGAGGCCGGGGCATTTACGACCCTGCTCACCGCCCTCGATGCGGCAAAACTGACCGAAACAATGAAGGGCGACGGTCCGTTCACGGTGTTTGCACCGACCGATGCGGCGTTTGAAGCGCTTCCCGCGGGAGCGCTCGACGGCCTTCTTGCGAACACGACCGAGTTGAGCCGCGTGCTCACCTACCATGTGGTCGCAGGGAAATACCTGTCCACGGAGATCGTGGGCATGAGCAGCCTCACGAGCCTCGAGGGGTCTGATCTCGCCATCACGACAGACGGGGGGGTGAAAGTGGGCGGTGCGAACGTCACGACCGCCGACATCGAATGCAGCAACGGCGTCATTCACGTCATCGATGCCGTGATGCTGCCGTCGTGA
- the recQ gene encoding DNA helicase RecQ — protein MTNITELLQKYWGYTSFLPYQKEIITSVLDGRDTLAVMATGGGKSLCYQLPALVLGGLTIVISPLIALMKNQVDDLNERGIRAVAYNSTLDYHERTEVERGLQNNTVRMLFISPEKCMQPSFLGFINRFPVRLIAIDEAHCISEWGHNFRPEYRQLSALKDYFPSVPIVALTATAIPAVREDICTQLQLSDVREYIGSFNRPNLSYRVVPKNKPVEFILDYIEQHPDDSGIIYCLSRKATEDLAETLVQHGHMASAYHAGLLPEVRKKVQEAFIKDDISIICATVAFGMGIDKPDVRYVIHHDLPKSVEAYYQESGRAGRDGQPGECILLYSRGDLAKVRYLLEHDDQDEEQSGIAFKKMQEVVDYCETNSCRRKYLLAYFGEEYPGETCGACDNCTHPQELFDGTGVAQNIVRCVRQLPTKYGAGMITDILLGSKKAEIGRLRFDALPAYATGKGYDRNTYLTWIGDLVRQGYLARTGDKYPVIALTAKSEEILRGGVPVMLPLPRKTRQRRSEVPGQDAMTPEEGALFLALKKVRKDLADGENVPPYVIFSDRTLMQMAHARPCDTESFLTIGGVGEYKSKKFGPAFIAEIKRFVQEDRGMTPSGEAQNECEGHLLEGIFLIDREIKRLNEEIDELKKEKSALLDQAMQSGIEEEGRYALRCSLSKVRELNLEAFKDRYPEIFMEVGLVRLKDVDEILGKDVVTELCTITESKTFRVTESDR, from the coding sequence ATGACGAACATTACCGAACTCCTCCAGAAATACTGGGGATACACCTCATTTTTGCCCTATCAAAAAGAAATTATCACGTCGGTCCTGGACGGCCGCGACACCCTGGCCGTCATGGCAACGGGCGGGGGAAAGTCGCTCTGCTACCAGCTCCCGGCCCTTGTTCTCGGCGGTCTTACGATTGTCATATCCCCGCTCATCGCCCTCATGAAAAATCAGGTCGACGACCTGAACGAACGGGGGATCAGGGCGGTGGCCTACAATAGCACCCTGGACTATCATGAACGGACAGAGGTCGAACGCGGTCTCCAGAACAATACGGTACGAATGCTCTTCATCTCCCCGGAAAAATGCATGCAGCCCAGTTTTCTCGGTTTTATCAACCGGTTCCCGGTCAGGCTCATCGCCATCGACGAGGCGCACTGCATCTCAGAATGGGGCCATAATTTCAGGCCGGAATACCGGCAGCTCTCCGCGCTGAAGGATTATTTTCCTTCGGTACCCATTGTCGCCCTGACCGCCACCGCCATCCCCGCGGTCAGGGAAGACATCTGCACGCAGCTGCAGCTGTCAGACGTCCGCGAGTATATCGGGAGTTTCAACAGGCCAAACCTCTCCTACCGGGTCGTCCCCAAGAACAAACCCGTAGAGTTTATTCTCGACTACATCGAACAGCACCCAGACGACTCAGGGATCATCTATTGTCTCAGCCGAAAAGCGACAGAAGACCTGGCGGAAACCCTGGTGCAGCACGGACACATGGCCTCTGCCTACCATGCCGGCCTCCTCCCCGAGGTCAGGAAAAAGGTGCAGGAGGCCTTCATCAAGGACGACATTTCCATCATCTGCGCCACTGTCGCCTTCGGCATGGGCATCGACAAGCCCGATGTCAGGTACGTCATTCACCATGACCTGCCAAAATCGGTGGAGGCCTATTACCAGGAGTCGGGACGGGCGGGACGGGACGGTCAGCCCGGCGAATGCATCCTCCTCTATAGCAGAGGAGACCTGGCGAAAGTCCGGTACCTGCTCGAACACGACGACCAGGACGAAGAGCAGAGCGGGATCGCCTTCAAAAAAATGCAGGAGGTGGTGGACTACTGCGAGACGAACTCATGCAGGCGGAAGTATCTGCTCGCATACTTCGGGGAGGAGTATCCTGGAGAGACCTGCGGGGCGTGCGACAACTGCACCCATCCTCAGGAATTGTTTGACGGGACCGGGGTCGCACAGAACATCGTCAGGTGCGTACGCCAGCTGCCGACAAAGTACGGGGCGGGCATGATCACCGACATCCTGCTGGGCTCGAAAAAAGCGGAGATCGGCAGGTTGCGTTTCGACGCCCTCCCGGCGTACGCCACCGGAAAAGGCTACGACCGAAACACCTACCTGACCTGGATCGGCGATCTGGTCAGGCAGGGGTACCTCGCACGGACCGGGGACAAATACCCGGTCATTGCCCTGACCGCGAAGAGCGAGGAGATACTGAGGGGAGGCGTGCCGGTGATGCTCCCCCTCCCGCGGAAAACAAGGCAGAGACGGTCTGAGGTTCCCGGTCAGGATGCGATGACCCCGGAAGAGGGAGCGTTGTTCCTCGCATTGAAAAAGGTGAGAAAGGACCTTGCGGACGGGGAGAATGTTCCGCCGTATGTCATTTTTTCCGATCGAACGCTCATGCAGATGGCCCATGCCCGCCCGTGCGACACCGAGAGTTTTCTGACGATCGGCGGTGTGGGGGAGTATAAATCGAAGAAGTTCGGCCCGGCGTTCATTGCAGAGATCAAACGCTTCGTGCAGGAGGATCGCGGGATGACGCCGTCTGGAGAAGCCCAGAATGAATGCGAGGGGCATCTTCTGGAGGGGATCTTTCTGATCGACAGGGAGATCAAACGCCTGAACGAGGAGATCGACGAACTGAAAAAGGAGAAGAGTGCCCTCCTTGACCAGGCGATGCAATCCGGGATCGAGGAGGAGGGGAGGTATGCGCTCAGGTGTTCCCTGTCAAAGGTCAGGGAGTTGAACCTTGAAGCGTTCAAAGACCGTTATCCCGAGATATTCATGGAGGTCGGGCTTGTCAGGCTGAAGGACGTCGATGAGATCCTCGGCAAGGATGTTGTTACGGAACTCTGTACGATAACAGAGTCGAAGACGTTCAGGGTCACGGAGAGCGATCGGTAA
- a CDS encoding YbhB/YbcL family Raf kinase inhibitor-like protein — MVGKISVEIAVLKLPYNYTCDGADISPAITLGGVDASVTKSLAVIVNDPDAPGGGDFTHWLIWNIEPVRIIPEAIAKEPEVSFPFAARQGTNSFGRIGYSGPCPPKGRDHRYEFKVFGLDAVLDLQAGADKKALLQAMEGHVVQYGETYVLYGR, encoded by the coding sequence ATGGTCGGAAAAATATCCGTTGAAATTGCGGTCCTGAAACTGCCGTACAACTACACCTGCGACGGCGCCGACATCTCGCCTGCGATCACGCTCGGCGGCGTCGACGCCTCGGTGACAAAAAGCCTTGCGGTCATCGTCAACGATCCCGATGCGCCCGGCGGGGGCGACTTCACGCACTGGTTGATCTGGAACATCGAACCGGTCCGGATCATCCCGGAAGCGATTGCAAAGGAGCCCGAGGTTTCTTTTCCCTTCGCGGCGCGGCAGGGGACGAACTCGTTTGGCCGGATCGGCTACAGCGGCCCGTGCCCGCCGAAGGGGCGCGATCACCGCTATGAGTTCAAGGTCTTCGGCCTCGATGCCGTTCTCGATCTCCAGGCCGGTGCCGATAAAAAAGCGCTTCTCCAGGCGATGGAAGGGCACGTGGTCCAGTACGGGGAGACCTACGTGCTCTACGGGCGGTGA